ATTTTTTCAAgggtaaaaaaatgaaatcaataatttaaaattttgagatttcaattaatttgttatagttttaataatttaaatgattaaaattattattttaattagggtATGTGCATATAAAGAACTGGACAAGTAAATACTCGATGTCTGGCTAAATACTCGACGAGTTTTAAGCCTAACATCGAGTTTGTTTCTGTTCAGTGCTGCATAAACTCGATGATGGGTTAATATTCGACGAGTTTAAACCTAACATCGAGTTTATGCTAGTCCAGTTATGCCAAACTCGATTTCAGGCTTTGTTTTCGTCGAGTATTTAGACCCACctcgatttattttgaaaattactgCAATTGAAAATTAAACCTCCCACTTTTCTTTAGAAACCTAGAATCAaaacaagtgaaaaaaaaatttctctaaATCTTCCCCATTCCACAACCCGAAACCTAGCCTCTAAATTCATCAAATtgctatcataatcttatcaaatCATTAACCAAAATGATGGCATCAACAAAGGGACGAGCTAAAAGAGTTGCTTCAAAAGGGAAATCATCAAGTTCAACTATGCCTCCGAAATTTGTTACAAGAGAAGATTTGTCCTCAAATTATGATTGCCCATTTCCAATTTTCTCCGACGAAGAAGGTATTCGTTACGAAACTATTTCACGCAAGCCTATTGTTATACCTAGATATTTTGATTATGCTTTGTTGACTAGGATgggtttgaaatcaaaaattgatgaaatagtTGGTAGAAtgggtttaaattttattgcacATGGTAAGTATCAAGTTTATAAAGAGTTAACTAGAGAATTTTATACCACCTTGAATTATGCCTCTAAGAATGAAAAAgcaatttcttttagaataaaAGGGGTTGATTATAGCATAGGGTATGATTTTATGAATCAGAAATTGAAGTTGCCTAAAGGTGGCATTAGAGGTTGTCCttcaaattttgatgttaatagagTATGGAAGCAATTGACCGGTGAAGACTCGGTCGATTTACAACAAGCTCCTAATGGACTCATAATTGAACCAtcatatcttatatttcataaGTTCCTTTGTCATTCTATATGTGGTAAAAAGGAGTCGAATAGAGTAACGAAGGATGATTTACTAGTACTTGACTATTTAGTGCGACGTTCGGCAAAAAGTGTTGATTTcatacacttaatttttaaaagcatgATGACCATGGCAACATCATCTAAAGTTGCACTTGGAAATGGTCATTTAGTAACTTGTATAGCATTGCTTCATAGTGCTATTGATGAGGATGATTTGCATAAGATGGAATGTTTGGGGGATGCGTATCTTAATGAAACTATGCTCCGTAAAGCCGACATTCTTGATATGGATGGAGAATTGATGAATGTAAAGGAccgaaattgttatttaattaaaactggcCAGCCGAGAAGAGGAAAGGGAAGAAAAGCAGAAATAGAAGATGACTGTGACGAAGATGAGGATAATGTAAGTAGAGAACTGGAAACCGAGAATGGTCAAGGTGAGGTGGTGAGGGATGATGTCGGTATAGATCAACCAAGAGAGGAGGAAGTGAGGCGACCAAGAAAGCCGAAGCGAAGGGGAGCTTTTGAAGAGGAAGTACTTTCTTTGTTAAATGAAACAAAGTCCAGGTTGACTAATATTGAAACATCTATCGAAGAGATTAAAAGAGAACAACGAAGGTCACATCGCCGATGGAAGGCTTGTTTCGGCACCTTGGGAGCACATGATCCTTCACCTCCACATACACCGGAGAGTTAAGGTTAGTAAcaaccaaaatattttgattatttcataTCTGTATGCTGTCATTCATTTGGTTTCAGGGCATTACTTTTCTTCCTGAAATATCCTCTGTTTTCCAAATTGCAGATAAGATGGGTGGCTGATTGCATAGTTGGTTCTAAATATCTAATTCTGGATACGCTGTTTTGGAGACTTGGAGGTGCAGTTTTGAAGACGTGGAGCAGATGTATATGCATAGCTGTTGATTATGGATttagtattttgaatttggaggtttatgtatttgaacataagtaggtttaattgtgataaaCTCATGTGTTATTAGTAGGTCTGAAATGTTATTACCAAGTATgtaattaatttgaatatttatgaattacaaatatgtaattaatttgttacattggtcttttagcttttatttttcttttccaccaatttttaatatttaaatatctaaatccgtAGAAAAAAGGATTATGATctagaaaatttgaataaatgttaatattttacaaatttaaatatttaaattttaaaaatatgtaattaatattttgattacatcagtctttaagcttttattttttggttgagtcgattttttaatatttaaacatttaaaattattaatatattatgatatgatctatatatttttgataatttgtttcataaaattttaaattacgtacattattaaatgtataaactTTATAGAATGCAACGACATAATAACATGTCTGTGTGTGCTACTCATAACTTGTGATTATTAAAGTGTGTACTGCCTGAACCAATCTGTTTTCAAAATTGCAAAAGTGCTTGGTTGCAAGATATGTACATGAATTTGAGATTTATGTACTTAAAAACGAGTTAGTTTATTTGTGATGAAATCATGTCTTATTTTACGAGTAGGTTGAAGTTGTAGGTTCATTTTTACATCTCACGTAAGTTGAGGCACATGCAACGTTAAATTGAGGCACatgtaacgtatattttaagttctcttaatttttatcgaaattcataaaattaactTCATGTAAATTTTGCCACATTGCTTTGTTAATGTAAAAATGGAATTGAAACAAATCATTCTTTCGTGTTCAGTTCTCAAGTATACATGAGGTTTTTTATGTCaacgatatgaaaaatggatgTCCTtggaaaactaaataaaatattaattgttttatttttttagcggtcattaaaaaaataaattaaatattgttttatttttttagcggtcattaaaaaaaattgaatgttgctaattaatgttgttttttctaaccctaacactaatcctaacccaaaaccctaaaccctaaccctaagccctaaaccctaaaccctaaccctaagccctaaaccctaaaccctaaaccctaagccctaaaccctaaaccctaaaccctaaaatacaattttaataatggttatgcgagtaaaatcatattcaacggaataaatttagctattaaaaattcaaattatactaattaaaaacattaaaataaattataagaataggcAAAAGTGGAAAAATTTCTTATTGTTGCAATTTATTTGCAAAAGGCATATATTAcctccaaaaaaattaagacaaaatattgttttgaaatatttatgttaGAGCGATAAAAATGGAGTGGTCAACTATTACGTtgaataacacataaatttttgatatctaatcataaataagcataaaatcaaccatttatcaacattagactctttgttttgcttttaatatgggaaacaaagactttttattttgcattttgcttctatatctaaaggaaag
This region of Mercurialis annua linkage group LG1-X, ddMerAnnu1.2, whole genome shotgun sequence genomic DNA includes:
- the LOC126665522 gene encoding uncharacterized protein LOC126665522 — encoded protein: MMASTKGRAKRVASKGKSSSSTMPPKFVTREDLSSNYDCPFPIFSDEEGIRYETISRKPIVIPRYFDYALLTRMGLKSKIDEIVGRMGLNFIAHGKYQVYKELTREFYTTLNYASKNEKAISFRIKGVDYSIGYDFMNQKLKLPKGGIRGCPSNFDVNRVWKQLTGEDSVDLQQAPNGLIIEPSYLIFHKFLCHSICGKKESNRVTKDDLLVLDYLVRRSAKSVDFIHLIFKSMMTMATSSKVALGNGHLVTCIALLHSAIDEDDLHKMECLGDAYLNETMLRKADILDMDGELMNVKDRNCYLIKTGQPRRGKGRKAEIEDDCDEDEDNVSRELETENGQGEVVRDDVGIDQPREEEVRRPRKPKRRGAFEEEVLSLLNETKSRLTNIETSIEEIKREQRRSHRRWKACFGTLGAHDPSPPHTPES